In one window of Denticeps clupeoides chromosome 2, fDenClu1.1, whole genome shotgun sequence DNA:
- the ptchd1 gene encoding patched domain-containing protein 1, which translates to MMLRQVLHEGLRTSFHRLGRFVANHPVFFASGPVLLSVLLGASFSRYRVEEDVEHLLAPKHSLARIEGSLVDSLFPVNRSRHALYSDLQTPGRYGRLIVTARRGSVLDPNHAELVLKLHRVITQLRVPMRGFNYTFTHLCLLDNSKSCIVDDMIHALEEMQAARTSNRSTPTLRYPVTRMRDGRDAYIGHQLGGVQPSPGGRDGVRVARALQLTYYLQVVSPLNELVAARWELMFCQELERFGHAHPELALFPFTSSSLQRDFQRTSRVSRRPLLVSLAVCLSLAVLCCSMRDCVRTKPWLGLLALVTVSLATLTSAGIFNLTGSKYNSTYLGIPFVTLGHGLFGTFEMLSSWRRTREDQHVKERVAAVFSDCMLPFTASTALHLVTFGIGASPFTNIEAVRLFCRNACLSVLFNYLYILTFYGSNLVFAGYLENNYRHSLFCRRVPKPDMLQQKPAWYRFLMYTQYNEETASSEPGDLNSYESHLLVAFMKRYYCDWITNTYVKPFVVLFYLVYVSFALMGYLQVSEGSDLSNVVATETSTISYTRAQQRYFSSYSPVIGFYIYESIEYWNASVQEDLLEYTKGFERISWFESYINYLRLLNVSTSQPRNNFTERLRSGFLRQERFTHFSDDIIFGKRADGEYEVVASRMFLIAKTTENKREEMSILLDTLRKLSLTSRVKFIIFNPSFVYMDRYASSVGAPLKNSCIAALFLLFFSTFLAADPLVNAWLTVTVASVEFGVVGFMTLLRVELDCVSVLCLIYGVNYAVDSSAPLVSAFALGREYTRTRWVKLVLEHHGVPALQSYVCYGAALLPLAAVPSNLTRTLFRCLFLTCIISAFHCLAILPVLLTFLPPSKKKRRDRKGGANNQEEIECMEMVDSTRVVDQITTV; encoded by the exons ATGATGCTGCGGCAGGTCCTGCACGAGGGACTCCGGACGTCTTTCCACCGCCTGGGTCGCTTCGTGGCGAACCACCCGGTCTTCTTCGCCTCCGGCCCGGTGCTGCTGTCTGTCCTGCTGGGCGCCAGTTTTAGCCGCTACCGcgtggaggaggacgtggagcaTCTTCTCGCCCCCAAGCACAGCCTGGCCAGGATCGAGGGCAGCCTGGTGGACAGCCTGTTCCCCGTCAACAGGTCCAGACACGCCCTGTACTCCGACCTGCAGACCCCGGGACGCTACGGCCGGCTCATCGTGACGGCGCGCCGGGGCAGCGTCCTGGACCCGAACCACGCCGAGCTGGTCCTGAAG CTCCACCGAGTCATCACCCAGCTGCGGGTGCCCATGCGGGGCTTCAACTACACCTTCACCCACCTCTGCCTGCTGGACAACAGCAAGAGCTGCATCGTGGACGACATGATCCACGCCCTGGAGGAGATGCAAGCGGCGCGCACCTCCAACCGCTCCACGCCGACCCTGCGCTACCCCGTCACCCGCATGCGGGACGGGCGCGACGCCTACATCGGCCACCAGCTGGGCGGGGTGCAGCCTTCGCCCGGCGGCAGGGACGGGGTGCGTGTGGCCAGGGCGCTGCAGCTCACCTACTACCTGCAGGTGGTCAGTCCCCTCAACGAGCTGGTGGCCGCACGCTGGGAGCTGATGTTCTGCCAGGAGCTGGAGAGGTTCGGACACGCCCACCCCGAGCTGGCCCTGTTCCCCTTCACGTCGTCCTCGCTGCAGCGCGACTTCCAGCGGACCAGCCGCGTGTCCAgacgccccctgctggtcagcCTGGCCGTGTGCCTGTCGCTGGCCGTGCTCTGCTGCTCCATGAGGGACTGTGTCCGCACCAAACCCTGGCTCGGCCTCCTGGCGCTGGTGACCGTCAGTCTGGCCACGCTCACCTCAGCCGGCATCTTCAACCTCACCGGCAGCAAGTACAACTCCACCTATCTTGGCATCCCATTTGTCACGCTAG GTCACGGTCTGTTCGGGACATTTGAGATGCTGTCTTCATGGCGAAGGACGCGAGAGGACCAACACGTGAAAGAACGCGTGGCGGCCGTCTTCTCCGACTGCATGCTTCCCTTCACAGCCAGCACCGCACTCCATCTGGTCACATTTGGCATCGGCGCCAGTCCATTCACCAACATCGAAGCCGTTCGGCTCTTCTGTCGCAACGCCTGCCTATCTGTTCTCTTCAACTACCTCTACATCCTCACCTTCTACGGATCCAACCTGGTCTTCGCCGGCTACCTGGAGAACAACTACCGCCACAGTCTCTTCTGCCGGCGCGTGCCCAAACCGGACATGCTCCAGCAGAAGCCAGCCTGGTATCGCTTCCTCATGTACACGCAGTACAATGAAGAGACGGCCTCATCCGAGCCTGGGGACCTTAACTCATACGAGAGCCACCTGCTGGTGGCCTTCATGAAACGCTACTACTGCGACTGGATCACCAACACCTACGTCAAGCCTTTCGTGGTGCTCTTCTACCTGGTCTACGTCTCCTTCGCCCTCATGGGCTACCTGCAGGTGAGCGAGGGCTCGGACCTCAGCAACGTGGTGGCCACAGAGACCAGCACCATCTCCTACACGCGAGCACAGCAGCGATACTTCAGCAGCTACAGCCCGGTCATCGGCTTCTACATCTACGAATCCATCGAGTACTGGAACGCCAGCGTCCAGGAGGACCTGCTTGAGTACACCAAAGGTTTTGAGCGCATCTCGTGGTTCGAGAGCTACATAAACTACTTGCGGCTGCTGAACGTGAGCACCAGCCAGCCTCGCAACAACTTTACCGAGCGCCTGCGTTCCGGCTTCCTGCGGCAGGAGAGGTTCACGCACTTCTCCGACGACATCATCTTCGGAAAGCGCGCCGACGGCGAGTACGAGGTCGTGGCCTCGCGGATGTTCCTCATCGCCAAGACCACGGAGAACAAACGAGAGGAGATGTCCATTCTACTGGACACGCTGCGCAAGCTGTCACTGACCTCACGGGTCAAGTTCATCATCTTCAACCCCTCCTTCGTCTACATGGACCGCTACGCCTCCTCCGTGGGCGCGCCGCTCAAGAACTCCTGCATCGCCgcgctcttcctcctcttcttctccacctTCCTCGCGGCCGACCCCTTGGTCAACGCCTGGCTGACCGTGACCGTGGCCTCGGTGGAGTTTGGGGTGGTGGGCTTCATGACCCTCCTGAGGGTGGAGCTGGACTGCGTCTCGGTCCTGTGCCTGATCTACGGCGTAAACTACGCCGTGGACTCCAGCGCCCCGCTCGTGTCGGCCTTCGCCCTCGGGCGGGAGTACACGCGCACCCGCTGGGTGAAGCTGGTGTTGGAGCACCACGGCGTTCCTGCGCTCCAGAGCTACGTGTGTTACGGCGCCGCCCTGCTGCCGCTGGCCGCGGTGCCATCCAACCTGACGCGCACGCTCTTCCGCTGCCTCTTCCTCACCTGCATCATCTCCGCCTTCCACTGCCTGGCCATCCTGCCCGTGCTCCTCACCTTCCTGCCCCCTtccaagaagaagaggagggacAGAAAGGGCGGGGCCAACAACCAGGAGGAGATTGAGTGCATGGAGATGGTGGACAGCACACGGGTGGTTGACCAGATTACTACAGTTTGA